The sequence below is a genomic window from Canis aureus isolate CA01 chromosome 11, VMU_Caureus_v.1.0, whole genome shotgun sequence.
TGTGTACTGAATGCGGGGGATACAAGGTAGGAAACGAATTTGTAGCGAACCACGAGGTATTGTTGAAGTGCTGAGAGCAAGACAGGCCCCAGCCAAGTCCCCCGCCACCAATGCAAGCCTCCAGGCGGGGTCCCCCATCTCAGCTCCTCCTCCAGAAAGTGAGCCTGCCTAATCCCTCAGCATCAAGAAACCCAGAACTTGTGCTGAGAGAGAGGGGACACCGAAAAGAGGAATTCTGGGAGGGCAAATGCTCCTCAGGGCACATTCTCCCCAAAACTCCAGAACTCCAAGGTCTCGAGGTGAGGAGCAGTGGAGAGAGAAGAGGCTCTGATGATGAGCCCCGTGAGGCGAAGAAAGCTCGTATGACTTCAGGTTCTGAAAAACACCCTGGGAATCTTCCCACTTAGCAGAAGAGAGGTCACCCTTGCACAGAGAGAATCAATAAAGAGACACAAATGAATCTGGGCCATACCTGTGTGTCCCCCACACGCTCCTCCACCCACTGGGCGGCCGCCAAGATGATctgtcttggtgacatccaggaTCACCGTGCCCAGCCTGTCTGACGTCTGGCTTCTCAGCTGCTGGGCCCCCTTCTCCGTCAGACATGCAGCCAGCACCCTCAAGCCTCGCAGGTCCAGCTGCCTGGCCAGCAGGTTCCCGAAGCCCGAGTCACAGCCTGTGATGAAGACGTACTTGTCCTGGAGGTGGCTCACCACCTGTCTCTCCCGGTACCAGCGCAGGAGGTAGTACAGGCCCACGAGGGCCGCCAGGGACCACCACATGGCCTCGCAGGGGACAGATGACAGGCTGCGATCAGAAAAGTCTGTGGCCTCCTCAATCTAAATGACTGTGAAGGCAGTCTGGCCTCCGGGCTCCCTGGCATGAAATCTAATTTCCCTCCTGGTCACTATCCATCTGGaacattttttcctctccctgaCCTGTCTGCTCTTTGCACTACTTTTATAAGTGCTGACACAGGCCCTTGACAATCCCAAATCCTGCCCAGAAAGAAAACATGCCTACCAGCAGTGCTCCCTGGCCCTATCACTGCATTCTGCTGTGTCCCTGTGGCTGCAGGCTGAGCGACACAGGCCACGCTGCTCTGGGTTCCAGGTTTAGGACTGCCTCACTTGTCTGCTAACACGCAAGCTTCATATTCCCAAGCTCAGGAAGGCTCTTAGGAGGGAGATGCGCTTTGATTCAAGACATGTTTGCATTCAGCATGTTCCCTGAGCCTGGGTTTCCTCATCCGGCTCAGGATACGGGGTTCATGTCTCAGAAATCTAAGTCACTAGTGGCCTCTCTAGGGGAGAAGAAGGCAAAGAGCACAAGGTCCCCTCCCGCTGTAGAGGGCCTCTGGGGCAGACCGGTGTTCAGAAACTAATGGGGTACCTGCCCCCAGaggtggagaaaggagagaagggacggggtgggggggtggggggtggagggggtgggcacAGCAGCACAGAGGCTGCCCCCAGTTGCCGGGAGGGTCGAGAGGAAGCGCTTGGCCAAGCAGGTCTCAGCAGTCACCACCCCCCGCTCCGTGGAGATGGCCTGTCCCCAGCCCTGGGTGGTGCTTGCATCCCGCCCCCCACGTCTAGAATCCCACACGTGGCCGCGGCCGTgtctggggggtgggcagggcgcCGAAGCTGCCCCCGGCAGACTAAACAGGGAGGCCCCGAGGTGGACACAGGCTGTGCGTGGGGGGGCTTCAGGCTGACGCAGAGGCCAGCACTTCACAAGAGGAGGCgcacagggctggggctggggagcctTCCTCAGGGCACCCCAGCGTCCTCTGACAGGGTTGGGCACTCGTCCCTGCCCCCACACGCTGGGCCTCTCCCAGAAAAGAGGCCCGGGAGGGAGGGGAGTCATGGGAGGCTCAGAGGGATACTGAGGTTGGCTTCCTTGGGCCTCTTGGTCCACGTGGCTCTCCTGCCCTCTTGCTGGCCCTGAGGCAAGGCCCCTCAGGAGGCGTCAGTGTTGGTGTCCCTCAGAAAGCACGCGCAGAAATCAGCCACCTCGCTGTTGCACAGCTCCCGACACTCTGAAAAGACATCTAGCTGTGGTCCCAACCCTCTTGAACACCTGTCCCCAAGGGCCCGCAGCACGGCTGGATCATCGCTGTTTGGGGGAAGAGAAACGGTGGAGATCCGGAAGCTCCAGGAGAAGGCTGAAGCGATGACTTCATGCGAATGAAGCGGGTGGGCCTCACTCCGCGCACGCCTGGAGCCCTGAGGCCGCACAGCGCCCCGCGGCCCGCCAGATGAACGCGTGCGGACCTAGGTGACTCTGCCGCACCCCACTTTGCTCTCCATTTTCACCTGCGGTTCTCACGTTGGCCGACCATCTGAGAGTCCCCACAGCCTCCATTCCCTCTTCTTCACCACGGCGGAGACTCAGGAGGATCTCGTGAGTCCTCTCAACTCCGGCTCTTGGGGAGTCTAAGCACCCCTGTGTTGTCATCAGGCTGCAGCCCTAGGAAGTGGAGGCCTCCAGAAACACTGGAGAACTCAGGACTCCTTTCTGCCCAGCATGTTAGGTGCTCGACAAAGGTTAGTAGAAACTGAATAAATCTAGAGTCAGCAAGGGACCATCAGCACATGGACAGAGGCCCCCGGGAGGAGGTGACAGAAACCAGGAAGTGGGGGGCTCctgagggaggaacagaggcCAGGAGATGGATAGGAAATTGCAGAGCCAGGAAGAGCCGAGCCAGTTTCCCAGGGGGCCTTCAGCCTGCAGTCTCTCCAAGCCTCTCTTCCTTGCACTGACCTTGCACACCTCCACATACACTCTCTTGGGAAATCACAGGGAGGAAACAGTTGTCCTTCATCTTGTGGAGGCAAAGACAATTCACCTGCACTTTCTCAACCCCCACCCAGGTCATCCCAAAGGGATGTCCCCCAAAGGGGACTTTGCCCTCACTCAAGAAATTTCCCAGAATTCCAAAGGCTCAGTCCCTTCCATGGAAGTGTAGGCCATACCCCACTTTTTTTTATCCCAGCCCCATCCATgagagatgctttttttttttttttaagatttatttatttatttattcatgagagacatacacagagagagagagaggcagagacacaggcagagggagaagcaggttccatgcagggggcctgacgtgggactcgatcccaggtctccaggatcaggccctgggctgaaggcggcgctaaactgctgagccacgtgggctgcccatGAGGGCAGTCATTTTTAACACTTTGGACATCATGGACCCTTTTGAGAATCTAAGAAAACTCTGCCCCATAAAAGTGACTTAACACAACATATGGGATTTTGAATATACTTTTTGGGGAGTTCACAGACCACCTAAAGCCATTAGGTGCCAAGAATCCAGGTCAAGAATCCCTGTAATAAGGGCTTACTGAAATACTAGCAGTGGGACTCAGGCAATttgtttaacctctctgtgcctcctgatGTGATAGAGACCTTGTCTATGATGGTGGCCACCTCGTTAAGCTGTTATGGGGATTAGATGAGGTGGTACAcgacagccaaactatggaaagagcccagaggtccatcaacagatgaatggataaagaagatggggtgtgagtgtgtgtgtgtgcacacacacacttacaccccggaatattactcagccatcaaaaatgaaaccttgccatttgcaaagatgtggatggaactagaggatattacgctgaatgaaataagtcagtcagaaaaagacagttACCATACGATCTTacttatatatgaaatttaagaaacaaaacagaggatcataagggaagagaggaaaaagtaaaacaagatgaaatcagagaaggagacaaagcataagagactcttttccagaggaaataaactgagggggatccctgggtggcgcagcggtttagcgcctgcctttggcccagggcgcgatcctggagacccgggatcgaatcccacgtcgggctcccggtgcatggagcctgcttctccctctgcctatgtctctgcccctctctctctctatcataaataaataaaaattaaaaaaaaaaaaaaaaagaaataaactgagggtcgctggaggggagggtgtggggggacggggtaactgggtgatgggcattaaggagggcacgtggtgtaatgagcactggggatcatataagactgatgaaaaaaataaaaataaaaaaaaaataaaaaaaaagactgatgaatcactgaccccTACCgatgaaaccagtaatacattacacattaattaattgaatttaaataaaattttaaaagaaagaaatgaggtggTACATATCAAGCACCTCGAAAGCATGCTTGGTAAATGATAAGTATGCGATGAATGTTTACTGTTAGTATTACTACATCTCTTTTGTGGTAGTTCGTAGTGGCACCAGGATGTTCTTGACCTTCTACGTAAGAaacacaacaccaaaaaaaaaaattaaaaattaaaaaaaagaaaaaagaaacacaacacCAGACAACTAAATAGAAGAGGAAGCCAGTGTCCATCCATTTCAGAGGAAAATGGCTCATCATGGTGAGACTAAGGACAGGTATATCTCAGGGTAATTCCACAAGAAGGGatctcttcttcctcattcccAAACAGTGGGAAAGGGACATGCTTATGCCGGGCACTGCACACATCTCATCTCACGCATCCCATACAATAACCCTTATCCTCACTttgcaaataaagaaactgagactcagaaagcaAGGTGGTTGCACAAGGTCACACGGCTACCAAGTGGGGGAACAAGGTGCCAAAGCCAGGTCTGGCCCCCAGACTAGTGTTACCGCCACCGTGGCTCAGAGAAGAGTGCTCAAGTAGGAAAGAGCTGAGCAGAACCAAGGACAGGCCCGCGGGACCACATCCTTCTTTGGGAAGCCGGGGAGCCCTTTATCTGGTGCTGTTGGGCAGACGAGGTGTGGGGAAGCTGGCGCAGGAGGGCAGAATGACTTCTGTGGCTGGACGTGGCTTCTGCCCTCGTGACCTCCTGGAAGCTAGGCTGGGGATGGAAGTACCGTGGTTGCCAAGCTCCTCTCAGCCTAAACCAGCCCACAATCCACCTGCCCTCCACACACGAAGGAGGGTCCACGGCAGTGCAGGCCGGCCAAGTGGGGGGATTCCTGGGACAGCCCGCCCAACCCCTCCCTCCAGGGTCCAGGCACAAGCCCTTGGCCCCCACCTGACCCTGGGAAGCTGCTGCTTTTATCTGTGTCTCCAATAACTCCTCCCTGgtaccttccttcctttctgattgTTGATTACAATGTCTTGTCtacagtttttgaaaaaaaagttagaggggggtaggaaggagaaagagcaaaTTTCCAGGAATTGTTTTGCTGCTGCTGTTCCTGTTACTTGGAGCAAAGCTATTTGccaccccccactcctgctcaGGTTGGCAAGAAGCCTGGGTCCTGCCCCCTctgtctttcccttccttccaatCTCTCTTTCCAGCTGCACACCTCCTCCCTCCAAAGAAAAACACCACATGAAAACTGCAGAGCTGTCACTTATTGCTTCCTGAGGGAGCAgctttccctctgtgcctctgccaGGAGGTACCACCGTCATTTCCTCCTGCTGCAAATTCGCATGCATTCagtgagatgggggaggggggccccgggagcaggtGGAGATGAGGCCACGGGGAGTGATGTCTCAATGACGGGGGAGAAGGTACGGGGGTGAAAGATTGAGACCCAGGAGACATGAGCTGCTAAAATGCAGTCTTGAGAGGAATGAAAATGGCCTTGAGCCAGAATGtgtagagagaagagagacacagAACGAGGGTCTTCCTGGAGGGTGCTTGGTCTAGTAGAGCCTCCATCTGCATGGGTCAAAGGCATGCAGAAGGAAGTGAGAATTCTCAGAAGGCTCCCTATTGACAAACAATACCCATAGGATAGAAATCGAGatcctaaagagagagagagagtagaactgtctggaaaaaaatcaaagtaaaccACATTTTACATCATCATCATAGCTCATCATGACAGATTTCTTGATCAAGGCCGGGTCTGACGTTTGGGTAGAAGTGTGACATAATAAGAAACACATCTGCTCCCTGAGTTCCTAAATCCCTTAGAAAATTTCCTAGATGGCTTCAGGATGGGGACTGGTTCCCAGAAAGACCGAGCCTTGATTAGAAGCTTAGAACTTCCAACCTCACCTCCTGTCCTCCGGGGAGAGGTCAGAGACTAGAGATTAAACTAATAATAGATCATGCCTATGTACCGAAGTAGCCATAAAAATTCCTAAACTATAAGCTTCAGAGATCTGGGCTGGTGAACATATCTCCATGTCGGGAGGCCTATGTACGCCAGCTCCATGGGGACAAAGCTTGGGTGGGACCCTTCCCAACCTCACAACTATACCTCTTTATCTGGCTGTTTATTTGCATCCTCTACAATAAACCAGCAAACAAAgtaaatgtttccctgagtttTGTGAACCACTCCAGCAAATTACTGAAGCTGAGGTGGGAGGATTGTGGGAACTTTGTAACCCCGTTGGACAGAAGTGTGGGTGCCTTGGGGACCTGTCGTTTGAGACTGGCATCTAAAGTGAGAACCATCCTGTGGGACCCAGCCCTTAGACCTGTGGAATCTGACAGTAACTTCAGGTTGGTGTCAGAAATGATAGATTTTAGGACACCCACTTTGTGCCCAGGGGTCAGGAAATTGGTTAGTATGGAGGGGAAAACCCTACATgtttggtgtcagaagtgttgtGAGTAGAGGAACAGTTTTCCTAGAGGAGGCCTTAAGAAAACTGCAAAGGTAAAAACATCCCCTCTCATGGACATggctggtggtgatggttgcgCAACAATGTGaacatagttattttattatttatttaataaataaatctctgtgcCCAGcgtagggcttgaattcatgaccctaagatcaggagttgcatatgctctaccaattgagccagccaggcagcccttacttaatgctactgaactgtaaaattaaaaatagggcagcccaggtagctcagcggtttggcacctgccttcagcctggggtgtgatcctggaaacccgggatcgagtcccacgttgggctccctgcatggggcttgattctccctctgcctctccctctgcctgtctctctctctctctctctctctctctgtctctcatgaataaataaataaaatctttaaaaaaattaaaatagctaaaatgggggcagctgagtggctcagtgggttaagtgtctgccttcagctcaggtcatgatctcagggtcctgggatccagccatacgtcaggctccctgctcagtgggtaacctgcttccccctctccctctgcccctgctcatgctttctgtccctctcaaacaaacaaaatctttttttaaaaaatagctaaaatggtaaatttgatGTTATGTTTATTTCACTACAATAAAAAACTAATTagcaaaccttaaaaaaaaaaaatcccatccctgaatggatacacaaaaggTGGCACAGCCACACGATGGAATATTGCTTAGCTGTGAAGAGTAATGAAGTACAGACACATGCTACAGCATTGATGAGGCTCACAAACATTGTgcaagtgaaaaagaaaacagacaccaAGGTcacacattgtatgattccatctatattaAATATCCCTAAGAGGTAAATCCCCAGAGATGAAAGCAGAATAGgcattgccaggggctgggggaagagggCAATAGGGAGTACTTGATGGGTGTGGGGTTTTCCTTTGGGGCGATGAAAGTGTGAGCACCTACACAGAGGCGGTGGTTACACAACTATGTGAAGGTACCAAAGCCACTGAACTGTACGCTTTGAGCCGGTTGATACTGTTACGGGCACTTCTACCACACCTGGTCCTCTGCAGCCTCGCCCTGCAGCCCACAGAACATGGGCCCGGTGCCGGGTGGCTCTGCCATCTGCACCGTGTGGCCTGAGAGGCGACCTCTCTGGGATTCACAGAGGATAAGAAAGCCCCTCCTTGTCCCCACCGGGTATCTCAGGGATCCAATGATTAACTGAGGCAGAGGTGCTCTGAGAAGCAGGAAGCTCTGCTGACACCAGGTGTTCCCCACCACACAAATCCACCGGCCCTGAGCCTTACCCTGTGgcttggaaggagagagaagcttggtgtctgtctctctccagtcgattcttttttttttttccttattttttgagattttatttctttgttcatgagagacacagagaggcagagacacaggcagagggagcagcaggctccaggcagggagcccgatgtgggactcgatcccaggaccccaggaccacgccctgggcccaaggcagatgctcgaccaccgagccacccaggcgcccctctctggaccattcttttttttttttttaggttctctGGACCATTCTTGGCCACACCTCATGCTGCTCCCCTCTCCGCATCTAGGAGACTCCCCGAAGCTcagcccagccctcctccccagcccaccctgTTCAgtcttccctctctgtctctcaattcCCCCTCAGAGCACAAGTGCAGGCCGGGAGACCGGCAAGGGGTGGGTGCGAGCCAGTTGGGAAGGGCAGGGTGGCTGAAAGCGTGGATgactttcagatttattttagcCTGCCCGCCCCATCCAGTTCTGCTTTCGTCGGAATCGACAGACAGGGGAGTGGGATTCTAAGCCCGCTGGGAGTGGAAAACACACATACGGAAAGCACCTAGCACAGGCCTGGCCCTGTGCTGAGCACTTCACTTTGTGGCCCACTGGATTCTCCCAACACCCCCATTAGTGGACGTTACtgtcccattttgcagaggagagaGCTGAGGCTGAAGGACGGACATTACGTAGCTAGTGAGTCAGGAGTCTGGGTTTTCAATGCTTGCAGCCCTGACTCCTCCCTGCCACGGGCACACTGGGTCATCTCCTGTGACTTCCCCTCTATCTGGATTGGGGGAAGGCAGGAAAAACCCTGACCCTCTCCCACAGAGCCTCAGCCAGTGATACTGCTTCCCGGATGAGAAGGACGGCCCCGAAGCCCACAGGCAAGCCAGGCCCACGGCCACGGTCCCTCCAGTCTCCTCGCAGCTCCCCAGCAGCCCAGACGACCCTGCGGGGACCAGAAGCACTCCGGGCAGAAAGGCAGGTGGGTGTCTCCCTCTCAGGAGAGAAGGGAATCTGAGCCTGAGGACAACTGGCTTTCATGCATGAGCCACTTATGTCCCCAGGgataaaatggggggggggggtgcgtgcatgtgtgtgtgtgtgtgcgtgcgtgtgtgtccCACATCCATAACCCAAATGAGAGAGAGTAAGACTTCCTAGGAAGGCCCACGTCAAAGGGCCAAGGGGTGAAGCACCAGGAGAGAAGTGGAGAGCGGAACCAGCCTGTGGCTGGAGCTaccggggcacctggctgggggCAAAGCCGGCCAGGGCGCCACATACTATTTCCCACTGTctgaatgtttgtttgtttgtttaaagattttatttatttatttatttttgagagacagagagacacaggcagagggagaagcagactccatgcagagagcccgacgtgggactccatccggggactccacgatcacaccctgggccaaaggcaggcgctaaactgctgagccacccaggggtcccccatcTAAATGTTTAAACTCCtcctcctgggacgcctggggggctcagtggtggggggactgcctttggcttagggcgtgatccggggtcctgggatcgagtcccgagccctgcccttccctctgcctatgtctctgcctctctctgtgtgttgctCCTGAAAggataaattaaatcttttttttttttaattaaatcttttaaaaaaaaacttaaaaaaagggacacctgggtggctcagtggttgagcgtccgcctttggtccagggcatgaccccgggggtcctgggatcgagccccacctggcctgcttctccctctgtgcctctccgctatgtgtgttctctctccctctcaaataaatacatatttttgaaaaaataaaaagtcatgaaTCCCTCTGTCGCCTCTTCAGACCCAGAATCGCTTCCCAAAGCCTCCCGGCCCCTGTGGCCCAGGGACTTGAGACGCCAGCCAGGCGGCTTTCGGGGTGTGTCTGCCCGATGCCCGCCCGGGAGGACGCGGGGCCTGCGCCCCCGGGGGCCGTCACCTCGGCGCCCGCCGGCGACCCTGGGGAGATCCGCAACTGGGACGAGCTGCTCTACTTCTTCAACCACACCCTGCCCGAGTGCCACGTGGAGCTCAGGGAGGACGCGAAGCAAGTGACGCTGTTCGTGCTGTACCTGGCCATCTTCGTGGTGGGGCTGCTGGAGAACGTGGTGGTGATCGGCGTCAGCTGGCGGCGCGCGGGCCGGGGCCTGCTCAGCCTGTACGCGCTGCACATGGCCGTGGCGGACCTGGGCATCGTGCTGTCCCTGCCCGTGTGGATGCTGGAGGTCGCGCTGGACTACACCTGGCTCTGGGGCGGCTTCTCCTGCCGCTTCACGCACTACTTCTACTTCGCCAACATGTACAGCAGCATCTTCTTCCTGCTGTGCCTGAGCGTCGACCGCTACGTCAGCCTGGCGGCCCCCGGCCCGCAGCCCCAGCAGCAGCGGCTGCGCCGGGCCGTGTGCGCGGGGGTCTGGCTGCTGGCGGCCGTGCTCCCGCTGCCCGAGGTGGCGCACATGCAGCTGCTGGACGGCGCGGAGCCCGTGTGCCTGTTCATGGCGCCCTTCGAGGCCTACAGCGCGTGGGCCCTGGCCGTGGCGCTGTCCACCAGCGTGCTGGGCTTCCTGCTGCCCTTCCCGCTCATGGTGCTCTTCAACGTGCTGACGGCCTGCCGCCTGCGCCGCGCCGGGCGGCCCGAGGGCCGGCGCCACTGCCTGCTGGTGTGCGCCTACCTGGGCGCCTTCGCCGCGTGCTGGCTGCCCTACCACGCCACGCTGCTGCTGCTCACGCTGCACGGCACGCACGTGTCCCTCCACTGCTACCTGGTGCACCTGCTCTACTTCTTCTATGACATCATCGACTGCTTCGCCATGCTCCACTGCGTGCTCAACCCCCTGCTCTACAACTTCCTGAGCCCCAGGTTCCGGGAGCAGCTGCTGAGCGCCGTGGTCCATTACCTGCCCAAGGCCCGGGCCCGGGCGGACAGGcgcgcctcctcctcctcctcctcctcctccacccagcACTCCATCGTCATCACCAAGGAGGGCACCCAGCCCACCGCAGCCGGCGCCCAGGCCCACCCGGGGGGCCCAAActagcccccccccgccctccctaGGGTCTCCCAGGAGGCCCGGAGAGCCCGGCTCCCAGGGGGGCAGAGAGCTGGAGGCCGAGgtgagggcgggggcgggggaagggTCCCAACACTGCTGGTCGACCTTGAGTGTGTCCCTCCCAAGAAATGGAGATGGGGAGGCGAGGCGGCGGGGAAGAGCGGGGAACAGGCCTTTGGTGGCGTCTGCCGGGTGTCCGGGTCCTCAGGAACATGGTGAAATAAATTACCCAGACAGCCACGACTCTGGCTCCTTCCAAAATCTGTACTTCCAGCCGGGACAGGCCAAAGAGACGCTGGCAGAAACCAGACGCACTCATTTCAACAGCCACCCTGGCCCGAAAGAGTGTGCTCCGTAGGGACCTCACACAGCTTTCCTTTTGTGTTTGTGCACTTGCCGACGCCCCCGCACACTGCGCAGGCTGGGGGGACAAGGGGTCAGAGGCCGAGGAACGAGGAGGCGACGCAGGACATTCCCTAGCATCCTCAGTGACATGGTAAACAGAGGGAGTGAAGCACAGGGCTGGGTCccgccctctgcccccacccagaTCCTCTCCCCTTCATCcatcctgcttccctccccacgAAGCAGAGGAGCCAGCCCACAGTCCACGCTCCTCACagcccacctgcccctgcctTCAGATCTAGGACGTTTCCAGACTCCCAGGAAGAGATGCTCTTGGAAATGCAccatccctccctttctttccagaTCGTGGGCAAACATCAAGGGACATCCATCTGAGAGCAGACCTTGGGATGGCCAGCAGCAGGCCCTGACACACGCTCTGTCCCTCAGCCCTTGTTCCTGCACGGGATGGGGAAGTAGAAATTTCTGAGCCAGTCACAGGGCAGAGCTCCAGTATTCCAAGTCATTCCTGACCCTTCAACTTCATCCTCCCTGGCCAGGGTCTTTCCATTAATTTTCCCGTCCAGCCACTTACTTCTAGTCACACTTGTCCTATAGATAAGAAAAGAGGTCTTCAGGTTAACAAGTAGGTCTTCTGGAAAATACTCATTTATCAGTTTGGGAACCTAAGAGCATGTCCAGGAAGGAAAAACCTATGAACAGGCCCCAGCCCACTAGTTCCAAGTCCTTGGCCTCCTAATCCCACCTGTGGAGAATGAAGGGTTTGTGAACGTAAGCACTGGGAGCCTCTGTCCTGATCGTGCACGCGGTATTTCTGGAATGTTTCACTTGGAGTAACCACTCACTGATCTGGGGCGCCGTCCCCTCTGTTCTTAGAAATCTGAAACCGTATTCATCAGATGCATTAAACATGTGCTCTGATAGTGCATGTGCCCGTTTGTCAGGAGCACAGTGGGAGAGACCCGACAATCTTGCTCATTGTACCCCAATCTGAAAGGGTCTCAAGCGATACACAGCTACTCTGTGGCACAGAGCCGAAGGCTTTTTCAACCAGGACAGTCCGGGGTGTGACTTGGGGTTGCAGTAAGGGCTAAACCCAGCAACACAGAAGATGCACTACAGACATTCCTCCTTTGTGCTCATATAAAAACCAAGCCATAATCGAATGTCCTTACTACTCCCTCCACTGACTTTAGGCTCCAGAAGTTTCCTAAAGGGAATCCAGTGTCACACGTGTCACATCCAGGTTGCCTCAGAGGCCAGCCCCCCGGGGGCTCACTCTTCTGATTTCTCTGGCAGTGGGTTACAACCCTAGGCCGCATGAATGCCTCCTTAGGGCCTTGGGAGGACAGAGGCCCAGCTCTGCTCACTACAGCAAGGCTGTTCCTCCGCTCAGCACTCACCGAGCACTGACAGGCACCAGCCTGGCCAGGGGCTGAGACCACATGGCCCACGTCACACCCCAACTTCTGAGGTCTACCTCCTTCTCTGTGGAGTTACATTTGTTGTCGACCTCGTGGCACTGGCAGGACCATCTGAGGCCGGACCTCGAGTCCACCTAGATAGGAGCAGAGTCCACTACTCTCTGTGCCAACCCAAGATCCCCTCGGGGAGGCTTCCCCTGGAAAGGGTGGGTTATTGACTTGATTTGCCACTAAAAACAGGTCAACAGGTTAAACCTGGGGAATTCCAGCTACAGGAAAGGAAACTGTGCTACCTGAAAGAATCTTGGCATcggggacgcctggtggctcagtcggttaagcggttgcctttggctcaggtcatgatcccaggatcctgggatcaagccctgagtccgGATCCccgttcagcaaggagtctgcttctccctctccctctgtccctcctctccactcgtgcttgctctctctcaaataaataaaatccttaggaaaaaaaaaaagaagaaaaaataaataaaataaaataaaataagaaaagaaaaagaatcctggC
It includes:
- the ACKR5 gene encoding G-protein coupled receptor 182, whose protein sequence is MPAREDAGPAPPGAVTSAPAGDPGEIRNWDELLYFFNHTLPECHVELREDAKQVTLFVLYLAIFVVGLLENVVVIGVSWRRAGRGLLSLYALHMAVADLGIVLSLPVWMLEVALDYTWLWGGFSCRFTHYFYFANMYSSIFFLLCLSVDRYVSLAAPGPQPQQQRLRRAVCAGVWLLAAVLPLPEVAHMQLLDGAEPVCLFMAPFEAYSAWALAVALSTSVLGFLLPFPLMVLFNVLTACRLRRAGRPEGRRHCLLVCAYLGAFAACWLPYHATLLLLTLHGTHVSLHCYLVHLLYFFYDIIDCFAMLHCVLNPLLYNFLSPRFREQLLSAVVHYLPKARARADRRASSSSSSSSTQHSIVITKEGTQPTAAGAQAHPGGPN